One genomic window of Thermofilaceae archaeon includes the following:
- a CDS encoding ribbon-helix-helix domain-containing protein, which produces MPRKRHKIEPRSEPRTQIVSFHVPKALLEALDRLVEIGVFNNRSEAIRTALFNLLREHRDVIEKRQLTVGYR; this is translated from the coding sequence ATGCCTCGGAAGAGGCACAAGATCGAGCCTCGCTCTGAGCCTCGCACTCAGATTGTGAGTTTCCACGTGCCGAAGGCTTTGTTGGAGGCTTTGGATCGATTGGTGGAGATTGGCGTTTTCAACAACCGGAGTGAAGCCATACGGACAGCCCTCTTCAACCTCCTCCGAGAACACAGAGACGTAATCGAGAAAAGGCAGCTAACAGTAGGGTACAGGTAG
- a CDS encoding 5-formyltetrahydrofolate cyclo-ligase, with protein MSVARLKADLREEVWRRLDEHRVATPRPSRGKIPIFSGSRVAAMKVSRRDFFREADVVYASADPSLQPLREEVLRAGKLLVMMVPGFRGFAILDGRSVPQRALQAAATPRGAVTYGNRVKVLDNVSVDLVVFGSVAVDRRGGRLGKGDGQHDLEYAVLRELGAISESTPVVTLVHDLQLVEGVPMELHDAPVDYIATPSQLIRTEGGLKRPRGVIWDLIDSATAERLPLLKLLAGLG; from the coding sequence ATGAGCGTTGCGAGGCTTAAGGCGGACTTGAGAGAGGAGGTGTGGAGGAGGCTTGATGAGCACCGCGTTGCAACGCCTAGGCCCAGCCGTGGAAAGATACCCATCTTCTCCGGCTCCAGGGTAGCTGCGATGAAGGTTTCAAGGAGGGACTTCTTCCGGGAGGCCGACGTCGTCTACGCGAGCGCGGACCCCTCCCTTCAACCCTTGAGGGAGGAGGTACTGCGCGCGGGTAAGCTGCTGGTAATGATGGTCCCGGGTTTTAGGGGCTTCGCCATCCTAGACGGGAGGAGCGTGCCGCAACGCGCTTTACAGGCTGCCGCAACTCCTCGGGGAGCGGTTACCTACGGTAACAGGGTGAAGGTTCTCGACAACGTGAGCGTGGATCTCGTAGTCTTCGGCAGCGTGGCCGTCGATAGGCGTGGAGGGCGGCTCGGCAAGGGCGATGGGCAGCACGACCTCGAGTACGCCGTGCTGAGGGAGCTGGGCGCGATCAGCGAGAGCACCCCCGTGGTCACCCTCGTCCACGACCTGCAGCTGGTCGAGGGGGTTCCAATGGAGCTCCATGACGCACCGGTAGACTACATAGCTACGCCGAGCCAGCTGATCAGGACGGAGGGCGGGCTCAAGCGGCCGAGGGGCGTGATCTGGGACCTCATCGACTCGGCAACAGCGGAGCGGCTGCCCCTGCTAAAGCTGCTCGCCGGCCTCGGGTGA
- a CDS encoding alcohol dehydrogenase catalytic domain-containing protein, protein MRAAVLHGPRDLRIEEVADPLPPPGWALIRTAAVGICGTDKAFYTGAYPLFKRPLIPGHEAAGHVVEGPPELRNKLVVPEINFPCWRCPACKTGLYTHCPSKRTLGIDFDGALAELFVAPIEALHRVEGLDPIVATEVEPLAALINALRQAPPDPSGSVAVIGTGNLALLLLQLLRWKGFEPVVFARPDSPKLKLVERYAGEVVAVSEAGRYAAERTRGGLGFDAVFEVSGDPDALNLAVEVVRPRGVIHLKSTPGSPGRVNATRAVVKEARIVGTRCGNFEDFDEAIRLLEKGVVRPVITHTVEGLDGALEAFSKALDRSQVKVVVRA, encoded by the coding sequence ATGAGAGCCGCTGTCCTGCACGGGCCGAGGGATCTGAGGATCGAGGAGGTCGCAGACCCCCTCCCGCCACCCGGCTGGGCGCTCATCAGAACAGCGGCCGTCGGTATCTGCGGCACCGACAAGGCCTTCTACACCGGGGCGTACCCGCTGTTCAAGAGGCCGCTCATCCCCGGTCACGAGGCGGCGGGCCACGTTGTCGAGGGGCCACCCGAGCTGCGGAACAAGCTCGTGGTCCCCGAGATAAACTTCCCCTGCTGGCGCTGCCCCGCTTGCAAGACCGGGCTCTACACGCACTGCCCCAGCAAGAGGACGCTGGGGATCGATTTCGACGGGGCGCTGGCTGAGCTTTTCGTCGCGCCCATCGAGGCGCTCCACAGGGTCGAGGGGCTGGACCCGATCGTGGCAACCGAAGTTGAGCCGCTCGCCGCCTTAATCAACGCCCTGAGGCAAGCCCCTCCGGACCCGAGCGGCAGCGTAGCCGTGATTGGGACGGGGAACCTCGCTCTACTCCTACTCCAGCTGCTGCGCTGGAAGGGCTTTGAGCCAGTCGTGTTTGCGAGACCCGATAGCCCGAAGCTCAAGCTCGTCGAACGATACGCCGGAGAGGTGGTAGCGGTCAGCGAGGCCGGCCGGTACGCCGCCGAGCGGACGAGGGGCGGCTTAGGCTTCGACGCGGTCTTCGAGGTTTCCGGAGACCCGGATGCGCTCAACCTCGCTGTCGAGGTCGTGAGGCCGAGGGGGGTTATCCACCTCAAGTCGACCCCTGGCAGCCCGGGCAGGGTGAACGCGACGAGAGCGGTCGTGAAGGAGGCGAGGATCGTCGGCACGCGCTGCGGGAACTTCGAGGACTTCGATGAAGCGATACGCCTGCTGGAAAAGGGGGTAGTGAGGCCGGTTATCACTCACACCGTCGAGGGGTTGGACGGAGCCCTCGAAGCGTTCTCGAAAGCTTTGGATAGGAGTCAGGTAAAAGTCGTTGTTAGAGCCTAA